From the Nitrospirota bacterium genome, one window contains:
- a CDS encoding FoF1 ATP synthase subunit gamma, protein MAGSLELERKIENLKTIHEIVNSMKALATLTVRKVERLLPTIRMYNDHVHQSMGEILYHFPYLAEVSIPVGRKTAYVVFTSEQGLCGTFNERLLDYCQGLQDISKAVFIISGKRGQDEAFSRGLPVIKALKGPVSVDGIDIKVMNLTVELYELYRKGSFDELSVIFAFHRRVGEYRIISNRVLPPDLGKFAKRKASIKEPLIYMNPEDVIERLVEEHLLISLYRAYAESLASENSSRLRSMDSAVQNIDKKMDELTTLYNYVRQEEVTAEVIEIISGYESLTGED, encoded by the coding sequence ATGGCAGGGTCACTTGAGCTGGAACGTAAAATTGAGAACCTGAAGACGATTCATGAGATTGTCAACTCCATGAAGGCGCTTGCCACCCTTACGGTCAGAAAGGTTGAGAGACTGCTGCCAACAATCAGGATGTACAATGACCATGTCCATCAGTCCATGGGAGAGATACTGTATCATTTTCCATACCTCGCGGAGGTATCAATTCCTGTTGGCAGGAAGACCGCATATGTGGTTTTCACCTCTGAACAGGGCCTCTGCGGAACATTTAATGAGAGATTGCTCGATTACTGTCAGGGTCTGCAGGATATCTCAAAGGCTGTTTTTATAATTTCAGGAAAGAGGGGGCAGGACGAGGCATTCTCAAGGGGCTTGCCGGTAATAAAGGCACTAAAGGGTCCGGTGAGTGTTGACGGGATAGATATAAAGGTAATGAACCTGACCGTTGAGTTATATGAACTGTACAGGAAGGGTTCCTTTGACGAACTATCCGTGATATTTGCATTTCACAGGAGGGTCGGTGAATACAGGATCATAAGTAACAGGGTCCTTCCCCCGGATTTGGGAAAGTTTGCAAAGAGAAAGGCAAGTATAAAAGAGCCCCTTATTTATATGAATCCTGAGGATGTAATTGAAAGGCTTGTTGAGGAGCACCTTCTTATATCGCTTTACAGGGCCTACGCCGAAAGCCTTGCAAGTGAGAATTCAAGCAGGCTCAGGAGTATGGACTCTGCGGTTCAGAATATAGATAAGAAGATGGATGAGCTCACCACTCTTTACAACTACGTCCGGCAGGAGGAGGTTACGGCAGAGGTGATTGAGATTATCAGCGGGTATGAGTCTTTAACCGGGGAGGATTGA
- a CDS encoding DUF2062 domain-containing protein, with the protein MSFSDRLRIIFSVKETPEKIALAFAVGIFVGISPFLGLHTLMAIAFASVLKLNKLVTLAGAFVTNPFTIIPIYSFATWMGIKMTGHENTLSQTNFKEITIINIFSILRELILPFFVGTIVFGLIAGALSYLFVYYILKRMREV; encoded by the coding sequence TTGTCTTTCAGTGACAGGTTAAGAATAATATTCAGTGTCAAGGAGACACCTGAGAAGATCGCCCTTGCCTTTGCCGTGGGGATTTTTGTCGGGATTTCGCCTTTTCTCGGGCTTCACACCCTGATGGCCATAGCCTTTGCCTCTGTTTTAAAATTGAACAAACTGGTAACACTTGCAGGTGCTTTTGTAACAAACCCTTTTACCATCATTCCCATTTACAGCTTTGCCACATGGATGGGAATCAAGATGACCGGACATGAAAACACACTCTCGCAGACAAATTTTAAAGAGATAACCATCATCAATATCTTCAGTATACTGAGGGAACTCATCCTGCCCTTCTTTGTGGGCACCATCGTCTTCGGCCTGATAGCAGGCGCCCTCTCTTACCTGTTTGTCTATTACATACTGAAACGCATGAGGGAGGTTTAA
- a CDS encoding F0F1 ATP synthase subunit alpha: MEETLNIKELLESIEKEVRKLRFDVRIAQEGVVVDIGDGVARVEGLPDAGYYELLGFEEDIHGIVFGMDRRFIDVVILGDYSLVSAGSKVGLTGRVASLPVGEELLGRVIDPLGSPLDDLGEIEERLHYPIEREALPIIERDFVREPLYTGIKIIDSMLPIGRGQRELIIGDSGTGKTSIALDAIVNQKGGDVICVYVAIGQKKAQIARVIEDLQRHDSMKYTVVVAADADTSPAMRFLAPYSGCAVAEFFMDSGRDTLVVYDDLTKHANAYRGLSLLLRRTPGREAFPGDVFYIHSRLLERAARRHDSIGGGSITALPIAEMYAGRISGYISTNLISITDGQIVLDRGLFNKGVLPPIDVRRSVSRIGGKTQVAAMRKVAEKLKLDYAQFLEVEIFTRFGARVEEKTAKLIRRGQRLREVLKQPRYSSLSLFEQVMSFFILNEGYLDDVALEKVHGYIPALLKEIKKEGGRLIEDIQTSGDLTESHQIELRSLIEKALERVH; encoded by the coding sequence ATGGAAGAGACGCTAAATATTAAGGAGCTGCTTGAATCTATTGAGAAGGAAGTACGTAAGCTCAGGTTCGATGTGCGTATTGCACAGGAGGGTGTTGTTGTTGATATTGGTGACGGTGTGGCCAGGGTTGAAGGTCTTCCGGATGCCGGCTACTATGAGCTGCTGGGTTTTGAAGAGGATATTCACGGAATAGTCTTCGGGATGGACAGAAGATTTATTGATGTTGTGATCCTGGGTGATTATTCTCTTGTAAGTGCCGGCAGCAAGGTGGGTCTTACCGGCAGGGTGGCTTCATTGCCTGTAGGAGAGGAACTCCTTGGCCGTGTAATAGATCCCCTTGGCAGCCCCCTTGATGACCTTGGGGAGATAGAAGAGCGGCTGCATTATCCGATTGAAAGAGAGGCACTTCCCATAATAGAGAGGGATTTTGTCCGGGAACCCCTGTACACAGGCATAAAGATAATAGACTCCATGCTCCCCATTGGACGAGGGCAGAGAGAGCTTATCATTGGTGACAGCGGTACAGGCAAGACATCCATTGCCCTGGATGCCATTGTTAATCAGAAAGGTGGCGATGTCATATGTGTTTATGTGGCTATAGGTCAGAAAAAGGCACAGATTGCAAGGGTCATTGAAGACCTGCAGAGGCATGACTCGATGAAATATACTGTTGTTGTGGCCGCGGATGCGGATACTTCACCTGCAATGAGATTCCTTGCCCCATATTCAGGATGCGCTGTGGCTGAATTCTTCATGGACAGCGGCAGGGATACCCTTGTGGTGTATGATGATCTTACAAAACATGCCAATGCCTACAGGGGGCTTTCCCTTTTGCTCAGAAGGACCCCGGGCAGGGAGGCCTTTCCCGGAGATGTTTTTTACATCCACTCCAGGCTCCTTGAACGGGCTGCAAGGCGGCATGACTCCATTGGAGGCGGCTCCATCACAGCCTTGCCGATAGCAGAGATGTATGCGGGCAGGATATCGGGTTATATCTCTACAAACCTCATCTCTATAACCGATGGACAGATAGTGCTTGACCGGGGGCTCTTCAACAAGGGGGTTTTGCCCCCCATTGACGTCAGGCGCTCCGTGTCACGTATTGGCGGCAAGACCCAGGTGGCTGCCATGCGAAAGGTGGCCGAGAAGTTAAAGCTTGATTACGCACAGTTCCTGGAGGTTGAGATATTCACCCGGTTCGGTGCACGGGTTGAAGAGAAGACTGCCAAACTTATCAGAAGGGGCCAGCGGCTGAGAGAGGTTTTAAAGCAACCAAGATACTCCTCGCTGAGCCTCTTTGAACAGGTCATGTCCTTCTTTATCCTGAATGAGGGGTATCTCGATGATGTTGCACTTGAAAAGGTTCATGGCTATATCCCGGCACTCCTTAAAGAGATCAAAAAGGAGGGTGGCAGGCTTATTGAGGACATACAGACATCAGGAGACCTTACGGAATCTCATCAGATTGAGTTAAGGTCCCTGATAGAGAAGGCATTGGAGAGGGTCCACTGA
- a CDS encoding F0F1 ATP synthase subunit delta, with translation MFNFWTFIFEILNFIAVVYILYRVLFRPVKNILQQREREIRTVRDEIERTQKEVAQLRDEYENGLKELEKVKAGYLEDARVEALKERERIIKEAMEEIETERKKTVRFIRQEKLRALEEIKERVISLSVEMAGRLMSDISDDLLQERLLKMVLERLENLPQEEVQRLSEVVKDGSCRTEIYSARPLSSDQIEELRSSLQEILNCRINLVERQDTSLIAGIRLKIDGHIFDGTLRGNLDAIAEKLKKES, from the coding sequence ATGTTTAATTTCTGGACATTCATATTTGAGATTTTAAACTTTATTGCCGTGGTCTATATCCTTTACAGGGTGCTCTTCAGACCTGTAAAGAATATCCTGCAGCAGAGGGAAAGAGAGATAAGGACGGTAAGGGATGAGATTGAAAGAACACAGAAGGAGGTGGCTCAACTCAGGGACGAGTATGAGAATGGTCTTAAAGAGCTTGAGAAGGTAAAGGCCGGTTATCTTGAAGATGCAAGGGTGGAGGCACTGAAGGAGAGGGAGAGGATTATAAAGGAGGCGATGGAGGAGATAGAGACCGAGAGAAAAAAGACCGTCAGGTTCATCAGGCAGGAGAAACTGAGGGCCCTTGAAGAGATAAAGGAACGGGTTATTTCATTATCGGTTGAAATGGCCGGCAGACTGATGTCGGATATCTCGGACGACCTGCTGCAGGAAAGGTTGCTGAAGATGGTTCTGGAGAGGCTTGAAAACCTTCCGCAGGAAGAAGTGCAAAGGCTCTCGGAGGTGGTGAAGGACGGCAGTTGCCGTACAGAGATATACTCTGCACGTCCGCTGAGCAGCGACCAGATAGAGGAGCTAAGGTCTTCCTTGCAGGAGATACTGAACTGCCGTATTAATCTGGTTGAGCGTCAGGACACTTCCCTGATTGCAGGAATAAGGCTGAAGATAGACGGGCATATTTTCGATGGCACCCTGAGGGGTAATCTTGATGCCATTGCCGAGAAGCTGAAAAAAGAAAGCTGA
- the thiL gene encoding thiamine-phosphate kinase, which yields MKLGDAGELEVLERLRKRFTSSSEDVIVGIGDDAAALDIQGHTLLISTDTMTEGIHFDLALVTPYQIGFKLISSNVSDIFAMGGRPRWSLLNMTIPSDTEDGFFDNFLEGISSGIKRYGLDLVGGDITGSRSSFTVSLTISGMPEKRVIRRSGASAGDRVYLSGPVGEASCGLELLKRLGRSVSLESGEELRLSLKWESVEPVLKRFLLPEACGVSECLEYITSMIDISDGLFLDLTRLCRESSVGVRLYEEKIPVTEALREVSAFLGKAPYGFITSGGEDYQQLFTSGKQLSMFTEIGEIMDRGLYIIRKDGSEEEIRPEGYQHFVFQ from the coding sequence ATGAAACTTGGAGATGCCGGTGAGCTTGAAGTATTGGAGAGGCTGAGGAAACGTTTTACTTCCAGCTCTGAGGACGTAATTGTCGGCATAGGTGATGATGCAGCAGCCCTGGACATTCAGGGCCACACACTGCTTATAAGTACTGATACCATGACCGAGGGGATACACTTTGATCTTGCCCTCGTTACACCTTATCAGATTGGCTTCAAACTCATCTCCTCCAATGTAAGCGATATATTTGCAATGGGAGGAAGACCGAGGTGGTCCCTTCTGAACATGACAATCCCTTCTGATACTGAAGATGGTTTTTTTGATAACTTTCTTGAGGGCATTTCATCTGGGATAAAGAGGTACGGACTGGACCTGGTAGGAGGAGATATTACAGGGAGCAGATCCTCCTTTACTGTTTCACTCACGATTTCGGGCATGCCGGAAAAGAGGGTTATCAGAAGGTCAGGCGCCTCTGCCGGAGACAGGGTTTATCTCTCAGGCCCTGTTGGAGAGGCATCGTGCGGACTGGAACTCCTTAAGAGACTCGGTCGTTCTGTAAGTCTGGAAAGTGGTGAAGAGCTGCGCCTCTCACTGAAATGGGAGAGCGTAGAGCCGGTATTGAAGCGATTCCTTTTGCCCGAAGCATGCGGGGTCTCTGAATGCCTGGAATATATAACCTCCATGATAGATATAAGTGACGGGCTTTTCCTTGACCTTACAAGGCTCTGCCGGGAGAGTTCTGTCGGTGTAAGACTTTACGAAGAGAAGATACCCGTAACAGAGGCCCTCAGGGAGGTTTCAGCCTTCCTTGGCAAGGCCCCCTACGGATTCATAACCTCCGGAGGGGAGGATTATCAGCAGCTATTTACATCCGGCAAGCAACTCTCCATGTTTACGGAGATAGGAGAGATAATGGACAGGGGCTTGTATATTATCAGAAAAGATGGTTCTGAGGAAGAAATAAGACCGGAAGGGTACCAGCACTTTGTCTTTCAGTGA